The following DNA comes from Castanea sativa cultivar Marrone di Chiusa Pesio chromosome 10, ASM4071231v1.
GTTGTATTGTCTCTTATCAGTTATCACATCAATGGTGAATTTTgctatatatttaatttgttagatTTACTATTGTGTGGGAGAAGCTAGAGGGTATGATATTTTCATACTGTTAAAATGTTGAATAATTACTCCGAgttgtttttggattttgccttttcttttggtagGACATTGTTTTCATATGCTAATGTACAAATGCACCCCAGGGGTAAGGATTTTTACATGTTTATAAACTTCCAAATTTGACGTAGGACGTCATATAGTATGTCATTATAGAATTTAAGAGCAAAGTGGTCATTGTTTagataaaattttgagtttctgTTTAAAGTTATATGAAAGAATGGTTTTCAATGTCTTAATAAAATGAGGGATGAATGCATAGACTTGAAATTATTTGATATTGATAGAGGATTGAGCGGAGTAATGAAAGCTTGTTAAAATCTTAGTTCCTAATGGTTCAATTGAAAGACTATGAAGGTCATGCATGCATTAGAAAATCCTACAAGATAATTGGTTAATAGACTTAAACCAATTTTCAACTCTTTGattatgcttcttttttttttatgcctttGTCAAAGGCatactaattttttataatttgctGAATGTACATGAATTATTTAAGGGTAAAAGGTGGTTTGCTGCTTTTAAAATAGGTTTGAATAACAGAATAATGCTTATGCTAATGTAAGTTGAATTTCATTCTTGTAGTTATGGAAAGAATGAGTTTCACTTCTCATTTGATTAAGTTAGTGGAGCAGTGTATTAGCAGTAGCACTGTTTCTGATCAAGTGATATTAAATGGTTCACCTTCAGAGCCTTTTTTTCCTCCAATGTGGATTGAGGCAGGGCCGCAGGGGGGACCCCTTCTCACCTCATCCGTAGATTTTGTTTGCAAATATTCTATCTTTGGCTTTGTTAAAAgctgaaaaaaaagaaaattcaggGTTATAAAATTGGCAAGAGAAATGGATCCTATTTGTTATATGCTGTTTGCAGATGATTGTGTACTGTTTTTTGAGGGTTCTGAGAATGTGCAGACTGAGTAAAAGGTTATTTTGCAATGGCTCAGTGAAAAAAGTCTGTCATGCAAGAACATAGTTGAGAAAATTAGTTCTATATTTCAGGGTTGGAAAAGCTTAAGTTGCTTTCTTAGGCAGGGAGGTCAGCTCTATTCTGTGTCTTGTTTTAAGGCACCAGAGTTAGAATGTAACATAATCAATAAGAAGAtgtgtatgttttttttcttcttctgaggTCATGATAACATTATAAGGACTCATTTTCTGACTTTGAGTACATTGTGTGGTACAAACAGTTTGAGGATTGTGAACCATCctaatacaatatttttcaaagtttttttttttgggagaagaaaTATTGTTCAAAGGTTTAGAggttatatgatttttaaacaGCTAAGAAAATTTCAAGTATTCCTTTGTCAATACAGTCTTTGCAGACAAACTAATACAGCCTCATTCTAAGTCAGGATTGTATGAAGTCAAAAAGGGATATCATCTTTTAAGATGTTAATTCTTGAGAGGTGGTTGAAAAATTTCAAGGCATGTAGGAATTGGTCTATTCTAATGCCATATGATCTCTTCCTTTGATAATGTAGCTCCCAGCGAGGGAAAATTCCGAGGCAACAAAGTTAGGAATtggtcttattattattattattcaactGATTGATTCTATGGCCATATCTCTCTCCCATTTAAAAATAAAGCTCCCAGCGAGGATCGAACTCGTGACCTTTCGCTTACGAAGCGAACGCACTACCACTATGCTATGGAAGCAAGACTCTCGCATTTTCCTAAATTCTTGTTTTACCATAATAGCTCAGTACACCTTGCACCACCACAGTCCGCAAAAAgttgtttctttattattttatactcTTCCGAATTCCGAGTTTTGGGCCGCAATCACTCTACGTCTCTACCTTTATTGGCCCATACTATTACTTACctagtagggatggcaatgggccAGGGCGGGGTCGAAAGATGagatcttcatcttcatctgtataaattttttttgctccATTTTCGCCTCTTAAAGCCCCATGAAGACCCGCGAAGCCCCGTCCTACAccgtaaaattttatttcttgttaattttctctaaaactattaccattttttcaaataaaatgacatgtttcaatattaaaaatatacttaaaattataaataaatttatcctatcaaatcaaacaaatttttagcaaaaactaaataatattatctaaatgtttaacaagacaatgtcacaacaaaattctcatagtatgacacaaaaatctcatattatgtttatgatgaaaagtaagttgagaaagacatatgaatcattaatgaaaagacaaaaaaaaaaaaaaaaagttaaaattggtaccttatttctaactttgcttgagagaaaagagaggtagaaccacgttaggtaaaataaaataagctgatgatatttttgtttaaatagtaggattttagagtatgaaaaaattacaacttaatccttattaaTGCAGGGTGGGGTGGGGATGgggcggggtgggtctaaaaagtgtaaacccatccccATCCCGCCCCGTGGTGCGGGTCTAAAATCTCacccatccccgccccatcACCTTTGCGAGGCGGGAAAAACCCGCATGGGGCGAAGCGGGGAGGGGTgggaaaaatatgaaattaaatagaaaattttaatttcatattcatattaaatagaaaaatctaAATAGTTAATGGCCCTTAATTGAAATTTTCGTATTTATATAATCCCTCAGTTAATATATTGCcgattcatattttatttaaatgacataatatatatatacacacacacacacaaacgcAATCGTGATAAATGTCTATTGTCTATCATAAGCATCTTTTGTCACACGTAGCTTGAGTGTAACTATTtcctattacttttttttttttgaaggcaaCTATTCCCCGTTACTTAAAGCTTCATTCTACTACTACAaaagttaaattattttgtaatggTGATTTATGTGTTTAGTAGttagtttgtttctcaaaaaatttaaaaaaaaaaacattgagagaataacatattttaaatccaataaaaaaacatattttattcaacgtttttttggcaatttgtattttttttcgtTGGCTCTTGCAATTCTagattaaaatatgaaaatttcaattaagGGCCATTAACTATTtagatttttctatttaatatatatatatatatatagtcatgcGGAATATATGAAATGATCTATCAAGCTttctaaagtaaaattttaattttctatggGATAAAGTTTGGCACCAAACTTTGGAGCTATCTTTTCTAATCTATTAAGTAGCAATTTACATTATtatttatgtgtattttttaaacAAGTTACATAACTCATTCAAAAAATCACCTAACTAAAATTACACATGAATAGTCTCTTTAATTGCCCATCATGAGTTGAAGCAAGATAGCTCTAGATTAGTTTGTAgtcaaactttttccttttctatatTCACgttatatttctatatatatatatatatatatatatatggaaaaagtttaaattcaaaattggttgtaatctAAGGTTACGATCGTACTTAATATTATTAACACTactacatatttcaaaaatctaacggttggattacatattcttaacgctcttaatacacatgtcaaattttgtactaatgaatattatttattatatgatctataagattatattttatgcataattttaaattacaaaaacttgcatttcaaacaatttattgataatatagctattgatttttaattttttaaaaaattttcaagcatggaggatataataagaaattgtaattcaatggtagatttgttaaaattcacctccaataaaaagatattaagtaagatTGTAGCATTAAACTCACTACAACCAATTTtctaactaaattttgtcctatttatattttatatttttttaatatgagaggaaatttttttactttttattgacttcgtcttttaagttttaataattattttatgtatcaaatatatatatcatctctTTTATAATGTGTAGATATATTGTATAGTAGTGTGAGATCTACgttatttatgaataaaatgatACATATTTTCAATGCATGAGAAACATTAATTTAAGATTGTAGTCtacatttctttttataaattctctagttccatttttatttattaataaaatctgaatcatacatattattttttgaactttcagTACATTGCATGGTTCAGTGactaatattttctaaaaggaaaaatcatCTTGATCTCGCTTTCTGGTATAATCCATTGGACTCAATTATATAGTGactcaatttttcaaataaattgtatttttacccACAGCAGACAGGGTATATGAACTGCAAGTTGATCAAGGACCACTTTTGCATTACTAGTTGCAAGTGgtgtttttttcatttacaaAATCCACATACTTAAAAGCCTTCTTATCAAGTTTTCTCTACTCTCCAAGTCTGCAGACAGAAATACAACCCGGTTTTCCTCTCTACGCCCACAGCAAATTAAGTCCTGGAAGAGCGgaatcactttttcttttccactTCAAGATACCTGTGAAtgtaaaacctttttttaataatcatcCTTCTGATCATGATAAGTACATCTCTCTCTGTCACATGTATGCAGGATGGTCACGTTTCTCGTGATTTTGGAGCTCTTTAGATCAATCTGCTCTGCTGTTTGAGGACATAGccattaatttgtaaatttgttGTCTTTGCCTGAATGCATGGATTGGAGAAGCGTTCAGtcattttctataattttctcATGTCTTTCGCTTTTCAGCAAACGAAGAGAAGCTATAGCTCAAGTAAGGACTAGACTTGTATGGACCGTCGTGTGAATAGACAAAGTTTTAGATTCTTTCCCTTTAGTCGCATTCACAAAAGTAACTCCTCCAAAAGactgtttttgaaaatttgatgatAGAGGAGAACTTAATCCTGTTGAAAATTACAGTAAGTGACGAATTCAATGACGCTAACAACGCTTTTGAAACACTACAAATTAACCAATAAATAAAGAGTTGTGTTTATTTCACATAAGCTATTATATTCAATTTTATACATGCCTTATTTTGAATTGAAACCATGATTTAAAAGCacaatttcaaacttgaaaattgtgacttaaagtcacaattttagttaaaaaattagGTGTGTGTAAAATGGTGtctaattaagtttttgatcattcttttcttttagctGCATTCACAAAAGTAACTCCTCCAAAagattgtttttgaaaatttgatgttAGAGGAGGAGAACTTAAACCTATAGAAAACTACAGTAAGTGATGAATCAAGTGACGTCAACAACGTTCTTGAGACACTACAAGTTAACCAATAAATAAAGAGTTGTGTTTATTTCACATAAGCTATTATATACAGTTTTATACACGCCCTATTTTGAAATGAAACCATGATttgaaatcacaattttaaatttgaaaaacgTGACTTAAAGtcacaatttcaattaaaaaattggcTGTGCGTAAAACAGTGTGTTAGTTTTTGATTCTTTCCCTTTAGCCGCATTCACAAATGTAACTCCTCCAAAagattgtttttgaaaattgaatggTAAAGGAGGAGAACTTAAACCTattgaaaattacaataagTGACGAATCAAATGATGTTAACAATGCTCTTAAAACATTACAAATTAACCAATAAATAAAGAGTTGTGTTTATTTCACGTAAGTTATTACATATAGTTTTATATATGCCCTATTTTGAATTGAAACCAtgatttaaaatcaaaattttaaacttgaaaattgtGACTTAAAGtcacaatttcaattaaaaaattaggtGTGTGTAAAACTGTGCCTAATAACTTGTGTGCAAGAAATAttaatcataaataataataaataaataaaccctcACATGCTACGTAGGTGTGTTGgcttaataataaatttaaaaaaaaaaaaaaaaaacagtgaaatTAGAGGCCGTTATTTTTTTGATGTGTCATCAAAAAATCTAGGTTaggattctctctctctttctcccacATTCATTGATTGCTGGGGAAAATTCGTTTACAGTCCACATACATCTGATCTTAGATACAGCAGACAATATAAATTAGAACATAGGTACATGGCTCCCCACAAGAGAGACCTCAAAATTTTCTGAACTCATTCCAAAGAACACTGAATATCCCACTTCTAACTTACTTTCCACATTCACTCTTCCTCTTGCATTCTTCAAGAGACAACACTAGCTTTTCCAATAGTCTTCATATTGCGATAATTTTCACCACTGCTAAGTCCTTCACCTCATGGCGCCAAACAGAGAAAACCCCATTGGTTTCTACTCTAAAAGGCCATCAAGCCTTTCAATGGAAAGTCTCCAGAGAACAATACCAGATATCTCATTCGAGCTAAGCAAAGAAGACATTGACATTGACATTGAAAAACACGACCTCCCTCCAATATCCGAGGTTGAAGAGGCCAAGTGCGAGTGCTGTGAAATGTCCGAAGAGTGCACGCGTGAGTACATCAATGGCGTGCGTGAAAAGTTTTCAGGGAAGTTAATTTGTGGGCTCTGTGCTGAAGCTGTGAGTGAAGAGATGGAGAAGAATGGAGGGAAAAGAGAAGAGGCTTTGAATGAACACATAAGTGCTTGTGTAAGGTTCACTAGATTTGGTAGGACTCATCCTGTTTTGTACCAAGCTGAGGCCTTCAAAGAGATATTGAAGAAAAGTTCAAGAACTAGGGCTAAGTCTGCGAGTCCTACTACAGATAAAGGAGGTCAAAAGAGGAGTGGGATTGCAAGGAGTTCGAGTTGTATTCCAGCAATCACCAGGGACATTGCTGAGCTTAATAATTGAGCCAATAATTCATGTGCCTTTTTGGTTTGTCATATACCCAACTTTGCTATGTGCAATGTCAAAGTACGTACAGCAGTATTTTGTTAACGTATGACATGATAAACACCTCTTTTAACATACAAGATTTTATGgaatttcctttaaataagtAAACTTCTTCGTCCCTTATCCGTGGTTACCTTGTTGGTGTAGCTTTCATTTTCATATACCAAATTGTAGTAAATTTCTACTCCTTTCACTGTATGCAAAACCTTGTTGCTAGATGATATGAAGAGAATCACTCTTAAATAGAGAGGGCTCTAGTTTGTAAGCATATCTTTGTAATAAGAACGAGGGTATCTGAGCTTATTTGAAGTCTACCATTTGAATGTATTTTAACATCAGCTGCCAGAATAGAAATTGTGCACAATGttcattttcacaaaaaattctaGATTCTTTCTATTCAaagtaaatttaatttcatatttgaaaacTATCCAATAAGTTCCTCAATTTGTTTCTATGTCGATATAATGAACATTAGTTTCTTTCtgtattctctctttcaatgaCCTTAGCAGCGTTTCATTGGGGATAGCCTAGGGATGGACTATAAGGACAGGATGGGTCAAGCATaagctgtttttgtttttgatttttgatttgtgtttttaaacAAATCGGAGGAGGATTTGAACCgaaattctttttcttgttaGGAGAATCAAACAATGTATTTAAACCAAAAAGCTCAATTGTCcatttatttatacatttagCTATTAATGAAGTTTGTTATAGCTAGgtatatctttttttctttttagaatcaTTATAGCTAGGTATCTTTGGTGACAAAATTCATGAATGAGTACAACTCCGCGATATATAGTGGGCTTCAAGGATGAAGCCCAGATCTATGACAAccaataattgaaagaaaataataataatatgaagaGGGATGGAGTATGGAGAAAATTGAACAATAACTTCAATTGTGCAATAAGGCTCTTGCTGTTTTgcttatttgtttgttttcaagCTTATTTGATAATATGAGAACCCTGGAGAAATCTCCCAGGTGACAAATTTAAGTGTGGTGTAGTAAGAGTTAATCTATTGTATCTCGTTATAGTTTTAAGGTTAAGGGTATGTTTGTTAGGAGGTAAAATATGGTGGATAGAAAACtttaaagagaaaatgagaagataaacttttttggagtgtgtTTAATTGATTGgggagaaaggaaaataaattgtgGAGTCTATGTATTTTTTCCCTGGGTCAACCAAAATGTTTTCTCCCcgaaataaaagagaaaacaaagtgAGGatgtattttttcttgattgacaAAAATGCCCATGTGCATGTGCACATAGGCTTCGTCCAAttgcctcttctttttttcttttttcaattctttttggGTGATTGCTCTTTTTTCTGGTTATTTgccacttttttgttttaattgggcattattctttaataagggtatataagtaaatttattcaaactcattttttttcattcctccGCTTTTCCActcctaaccaaacaaaaaggaaagaaattaaaacattttctatcctcccacttttctatcctctcatcGTTTTTTATTCTCCCACTTTTCACCCCTTCAACCAAATGGACCTTAAATGTCATGCACAATTACTAGCACTATCTTTGAGCTTTTCTAGATATGTTGGTTGCTATAGGCCTTAGCACGGCACCTCTCCTATCTTTTGTGATAATCATAGTACTATTTATATTGTCCATAATGACGTAAACATTAGCATATCACACATATCAAGATTGATTAAGGGTCTATTTGAATACtgtttattactgaaaattgaaaacattatggcaaaataatttttaaatggcaaaacttagatacaatacCTTAGGTTTCctatttaatattttgacatttcTGTCCAATTTAACAATCCAAACAAACGGcgttaaaattatttttttttcccttttccttctttttcctgTACTGCAACTGTAAGAGAACCCACAGCTTCAAATCTTTCAAATTGTAGGATTTGTACCTTCTGCAAAAGAATAAATAGATATCATcatcaaaagcaaacaaaaaagccccagcaaaaaaataaggaagaaaggGGGAAAAATCAGAAAGCTTCCTTCTTGCCTCTTCTCAAAATCGTCACCTTTTCTATCACCGAACCGGTCTTCACCGCTCTCAAATCGTTCGCAGAGCTCAACCTCTTCAAGATCAACAGCTCCACTAAGGTGACATACCTCTTCTTCTCCACCGTGCTTTctcctttcttctttatttttctgctagggcttttttgtttacttttgaTGAGCACCATGGGAAAGCAGAAAGCATAGCTTTTGATGGGCTGAGATGAGAATAAGTTTATAGCTGAtggacttcttttttttccttttgagagCCAGTGACTATTGAATTTCCCAcagtgattttttctttttactttatttggatttatttgGAGTAGAAAGCATAACCCATCTATTTATTTTCAGCAGAAGGCACAGATCCTACAATTCAaaagatctaaaatctaaaactgtGGGTTCTCTTGCAGTTGCAGTACGGGAAAAAGAAgggagaaggggaaaaaaatttagttttaacgCCATTTATTTGGATTCTTAAATTGGacagatgtcaaaattttaaatagggAACTTAAGGgattgtacctaaattttgtcaatttttaaatatgtgaatagtgccgtaagacccaattttaaaattgtttttgctgaaaaaagtaCTTGTGGGTctaatgaacagtgcacgagatCCACTAAAAAAACGTAGCCGCTTGGAAACCCGCAAAATGCGCTTTCCAAACTCACACTAATTATCATTTTATGTGTAATCATAGTGAACATCTTGTCTCTACTCATAATTAATCAACTGACTGTCATATTTACTaaggatccgtttggatacagctgaaagctgaaaactgaaaacactgtagcaaaataatttttaaacatgtAAATAGTGCCGcaggtcccatttttaatttttaaaaaagctgaaaagtgcatGAACAGTTCACCACTAtgcggttactgttcacgcacagtGGTGAACAGTGCGTCATGTCTCCTAGTTGAAATCTACGCGcaggaatggaaaaaaaaaaaaaaaaaaaaaaaaggtctaaaaTGTAAAAATCTCAAACGCAGACGCCAACCTCtctatccaaacccaccctaAATCTCATCCTCCAATTTGTTTTTGTACTTTTGTTACTAAGCTCAAGCTAGCTAGCTAGAGTACCGTGAGTTTGAGGAGGCATATATCCCTAGAATgttctaaaatattataatcTACCAGGCTTAAATTAGCTTTGATAATTGACAAGCCTTGATtctgtctcttttttttatttatttgctattttttttagtattactCTATTATACTTTCCTAGTATGTTTTAATTTAACTTGTGATAACCTCCATTAAGGATTTCATTgaaatacatatacatataaaaaattaaaaatatagaatTCTTTTCTGCTTTCTTTCTCTCCTAACAAGCTCATTCTTTAAATTCGACATTCCTagtaagtttttttgttttggttgtttggTTGAGTTTATTttaaggctaaaatgcaaaactgactcTCTAAGTTTCagcttttgtcatttcagtcctctaaattttagttttgtcatttcagtcctctaaatttcaaattttgtcaattcagtcttCCGTTACCCTTCAGTTAAGTGCTGCCGTTAACTAAATCAAAATGacattgttttgggtttttttttttaacttcttaattttactaaaatactttaattacaaaaaaaaaatctaatgggAACGACCCTTACTCTATcccaacccaaaagaaaaagctaaaaatgtCGAGAAGCTTCACTGTTTTCATGTAGTAGCTTTATTTAATTGGCTCACACCGGTCATTGTTGGGTATAAATAGAAAGAGCTTAGAAATTGAAGGAAATGATTGATCAGAACCTCTCGGGACTTGGACCTCACAAAGCTGCTAGAGAGTTTAGATCCGACAGATTTtttgctagagaacaaaatcTCAAGGAAAGCTACGGTGATGACGATGAGTATTGTTCGCCAGAAAAGCAAAGGAGTCCAAACGGAAGCGCAAGGAGTATTTTTCACTGGCTCAGAAACTCAACAAGAGATGAAGAAGACGAAGGCGGAGAAGAAGAGGCAGAGATTCGAGCGACGATTGGTGAAGTACAAGGAGTTGCCAAAATATTTGAGAGATAATGAGTACATATTGGACTATTACCTGTGCGAATGGCCGCTCAAAGACATGTTCCTCAGCGTCTTCTCCTGGCACAACGAAACCTTCAACGTATGGACGTACATGAGACCAATTCTCAACCTTCTCTTCTTATCTGTACATGtattggtgatgtttttgattTTCAGAGGCAAGAGAACGTCGTCATTccctttagatttttttttttttttttttgtgattaaagcattttagtaaaattaagaaaaaaaaaaccaaaacgaCGTCATTTTGGTTTTATTAACAGCAGCACTTAACTGAAGGGTAACGaaggactgaattgacaaaattcGAAACTTAAATGATTGAAATACTAAAGgcgtaaatgcatttttagtccctacattttgacctttttccattttagtccctacattttatttttaccaattttagtccctaaaccaattatcacgtgttattttcgtcatttccgtcagtcaaccgacGGAAATTGTTGAGCTGGCCGTCggaggaattaaaaaattataaaaaatgtcacatcaccATGACAcgtcagcatataaatttaaaaaattaatttattaattttaactaaataataaaaataaaaatagaattaaaaactaaatttcacATTAATTAAGATTGTTAAGATTGTTCTTCAAATTGTTCTTCATctcacaagaacacaaacccaacaacctaagaactcaaacccagatcacTTGGATataaatgaaaacaagaagaaaaaacccaacccacccATAGGCCTAGAGCAAGTCAAATGGAGAAGACCCAGAAACCAATTCCAACACCAACCCATTTCAGAGATGGACCCTCCAACTAGTCCTAACCCACAAATCCCATCTATAATCCAATCCAGTAGATGCAAATCCACCATCTCTTCCCTCATCCTCTCCACTTTTTCCAACACAAACACCTCAAATGAAGCCACACCCACAAACTCCAGCACCAAGAAAAAGAACAACTTTACTTCAGCAACGTTTAGGGGGCTTGGGTGTACAGCCTCAGCTTCACAACAAGTGTCGGTGCTGGCAGTGATTCAATGGCCAGCTGACTGGGAAGCTAAGAAGagcaggaagaagaagaagaacccaaCCCCGAACTCAACCCCAGCCACCCCGATCTCAAGCCACCCACTCCAAACCCAATCTCAACCCACCCCACCCTGATCTCAACCCGTCCACCCCACccaccccgatctcaacccaTCTAGCCCAATCTCAACCCACCACAGCCACCACACCACCAGTTACCACGAGTGAGAaccacgagagaga
Coding sequences within:
- the LOC142612481 gene encoding uncharacterized protein LOC142612481; the protein is MAPNRENPIGFYSKRPSSLSMESLQRTIPDISFELSKEDIDIDIEKHDLPPISEVEEAKCECCEMSEECTREYINGVREKFSGKLICGLCAEAVSEEMEKNGGKREEALNEHISACVRFTRFGRTHPVLYQAEAFKEILKKSSRTRAKSASPTTDKGGQKRSGIARSSSCIPAITRDIAELNN